Proteins co-encoded in one Flavobacteriaceae bacterium MAR_2009_75 genomic window:
- a CDS encoding pyrimidine-specific ribonucleoside hydrolase, translating into MIKNISTLIAVIFTLSTGYGNTKNDSTATKKHVWIDTDLAVGMERYGREGFSDVDDGYALLQLFKADNIKITGISAVFGNTRIDDAYRLSKKMASEYAPYEIPVFKGAGEKINLDKVETNEAVEAMAAALKKQPQSIMAIGPATNVGILLLLHPELKSQIKEVILVAGRRTPTSYFEIGNPVRHAPDLNFDLDNDAFRILLENEIKVVLCPFEISNKVWLTSKHLDQLKNGDKGNDWLSEKSRPWLQQWIVAGDTGFNPFDVLASHYLIAPEDLVMEELNAHLEIHPNDMRLGSPENNYKQYLLCNKEHGAKIIYCYDVSPDYHEKLMESLLK; encoded by the coding sequence ATGATAAAGAATATAAGTACTCTGATCGCGGTTATTTTTACACTTTCCACGGGATATGGAAATACGAAAAATGATAGCACGGCAACCAAAAAACACGTTTGGATCGATACCGACCTTGCCGTGGGTATGGAAAGGTACGGCCGTGAAGGCTTTAGTGATGTTGACGATGGTTATGCCCTTCTACAATTGTTCAAGGCCGATAATATTAAGATTACAGGAATTAGTGCCGTATTCGGAAACACCCGAATCGACGATGCCTATCGACTTAGTAAAAAAATGGCATCAGAATATGCACCTTATGAAATACCTGTTTTCAAAGGCGCAGGTGAAAAAATTAATTTGGATAAGGTAGAAACGAACGAGGCCGTAGAAGCTATGGCAGCAGCCTTAAAAAAGCAACCTCAAAGTATCATGGCCATAGGGCCTGCCACCAATGTGGGAATCTTATTGTTACTACACCCTGAATTAAAATCTCAGATCAAAGAAGTTATTTTGGTGGCCGGTAGGCGTACCCCAACTTCATATTTTGAAATCGGCAACCCGGTTCGCCACGCACCGGACCTTAATTTTGACTTGGACAATGATGCATTTCGTATTCTTCTTGAAAATGAGATAAAAGTAGTTTTATGTCCTTTTGAGATATCGAACAAAGTGTGGTTGACTTCAAAACACCTTGACCAACTTAAAAATGGTGATAAGGGTAATGACTGGTTATCTGAAAAATCTCGCCCTTGGCTTCAACAGTGGATAGTTGCGGGCGACACCGGCTTTAACCCCTTTGATGTTTTGGCTAGCCATTATTTAATTGCCCCTGAAGATTTGGTCATGGAAGAACTTAATGCACACCTAGAAATACACCCCAACGATATGCGTTTAGGTTCACCGGAGAACAATTATAAACAATACCTGCTCTGCAATAAAGAACACGGAGCCAAGATTATATATTGTTATGATGTTTCGCCCGATTATCATGAAAAATTAATGGAAAGTTTGCTAAAGTAA
- a CDS encoding RND family efflux transporter MFP subunit, producing the protein MSNKKILWICLAIIGGGIIITTLIFSTEPEAQREGASVETAMLVDIIKVERGTFEPVIVATGTVQPVEDVTLSPLVSGQITRRDPAFSPGGFVKKNQVLMQIDPSDYRNTLELRKSELMQAQTTMTTEMGRQQIAEQDLQLISDDSLFGGSPLSDNEKQLVLRKPQLNAVKANIGAAKSAVNQAELDLARTTIRAPFDAHILSQNVTKGSQVAPGDNLGRIVGTDFYWVTATVPVNKLRWLSFPEGKSDRGALVQISNPSAWSSGTSREGYLDKQIGALDNQTRLARVLVKVPDPLATKPENKNSPKMMIGTFVDVSIQADPIENVVRLNRDFIRSNNTVWVMKDEKLEIREVQIVLNDDEYSYISEGLADDEQVVITDLSTVTNGIGLRTESASSE; encoded by the coding sequence ATGAGTAACAAGAAAATATTATGGATTTGCCTCGCCATTATTGGAGGGGGCATCATCATCACCACGCTCATCTTCTCAACCGAGCCCGAGGCTCAACGAGAGGGTGCAAGTGTTGAGACTGCTATGCTAGTCGATATCATCAAGGTTGAACGGGGCACTTTCGAACCTGTTATCGTTGCAACGGGAACCGTACAACCCGTGGAAGACGTAACCTTAAGTCCACTAGTGTCTGGGCAGATTACCCGACGTGACCCCGCCTTTTCCCCTGGCGGGTTCGTTAAAAAAAATCAAGTACTCATGCAGATAGACCCTTCGGACTATCGCAATACTCTAGAGCTACGAAAAAGTGAACTCATGCAGGCGCAAACTACAATGACCACCGAGATGGGTAGGCAGCAAATTGCCGAACAAGACTTGCAGCTTATTTCAGATGATTCCCTTTTTGGCGGCAGCCCACTTTCAGATAATGAAAAACAATTGGTTTTAAGAAAACCTCAACTCAATGCGGTTAAAGCCAATATCGGAGCGGCGAAATCGGCAGTAAACCAAGCAGAACTTGACTTAGCGCGAACTACCATTCGCGCTCCGTTTGACGCCCATATTTTGAGTCAGAACGTTACCAAAGGCTCTCAGGTCGCTCCCGGTGATAATCTAGGGCGCATTGTCGGCACAGATTTCTATTGGGTCACTGCAACCGTACCCGTAAATAAATTACGATGGCTGAGTTTTCCCGAAGGTAAGTCGGATAGGGGTGCTTTGGTTCAAATTTCAAATCCTTCCGCATGGTCATCGGGCACATCTCGTGAAGGCTATTTAGACAAGCAAATCGGCGCCTTGGATAATCAAACTCGATTGGCCAGGGTGTTGGTAAAAGTACCTGATCCATTGGCGACAAAACCGGAAAATAAGAATTCTCCAAAAATGATGATTGGAACTTTTGTGGATGTCAGTATTCAAGCTGACCCCATAGAAAATGTTGTTCGATTGAACCGTGATTTTATTCGAAGTAATAATACGGTGTGGGTGATGAAAGATGAGAAATTAGAGATACGGGAAGTACAGATTGTTCTTAACGATGATGAATATTCTTATATCAGCGAAGGGCTTGCTGATGACGAACAGGTGGTAATTACCGACCTGAGCACGGTTACGAACGGTATAGGGCTACGTACCGAATCTGCAAGCAGCGAATAA
- a CDS encoding NodT family efflux transporter outer membrane factor (OMF) lipoprotein, with protein MNSSLFLRQRTKTYGGVILLLALFFWGCSPKLSNVSLPIDNIEEFSYSGNEVIEDKWWMAFEDERLNIMIDSALRNNFDLAATWQQFLAAKATVAREAADKWPQIDASAQSAINLPEPDFVGGENTQLGLSASYELDIWGRIRTAVQAEKFRAEASLFDYRAAAISLSAEITSTWYQLLAARKQLEITENQIQTNENIIRLIRSRFVGGQIRAVDILRQAQLLESTKEQQIIFQTNVSLLENQLAVLLGEQPQKELAYVAKELPLINKLPQAGLPLELVRRRPDIQQSYALLLAADRDMASAVRNKYPRISLGARGQLRSNNFENLFDNWAYSLAGNILAPLFYGGQFKAEANRTEAIKQQRLLEYGQATLTAFQEVENSMVQDEMQKKRIENIARQLELAEKSNKQLRVEFLNGFSPYLDVLLGLDQEQQLRRDYVNAQLQQVQIRIGLYRALAGGFETERALDN; from the coding sequence ATGAATAGCTCCTTATTTCTAAGGCAACGAACAAAAACGTATGGAGGTGTTATACTGCTATTAGCATTATTTTTCTGGGGATGCTCTCCAAAACTTTCCAATGTCAGCCTGCCCATTGATAATATCGAAGAGTTCTCTTATTCGGGAAACGAAGTTATCGAAGATAAATGGTGGATGGCATTTGAAGATGAGCGTCTCAACATAATGATAGACAGTGCCCTTCGCAACAACTTTGACTTAGCGGCCACCTGGCAGCAATTTTTGGCCGCAAAGGCTACCGTTGCCCGCGAAGCTGCCGATAAATGGCCACAAATAGATGCTTCTGCCCAATCGGCCATCAACTTACCCGAGCCAGACTTTGTGGGAGGAGAAAATACGCAACTGGGGCTTTCAGCCAGCTACGAACTTGATATCTGGGGCAGAATACGTACGGCGGTACAAGCTGAAAAATTCAGGGCCGAGGCCAGTCTCTTTGATTATAGGGCCGCTGCCATTTCTCTTTCGGCCGAAATAACCTCGACATGGTATCAATTATTGGCTGCTAGAAAACAGCTGGAAATTACCGAAAACCAGATCCAGACCAACGAGAATATAATACGATTAATTCGTTCCCGCTTTGTTGGAGGTCAAATCAGGGCCGTCGACATTCTTCGCCAGGCACAATTATTAGAGAGTACCAAAGAGCAGCAAATTATTTTTCAGACTAATGTAAGTCTGCTTGAAAACCAATTGGCCGTACTTCTGGGCGAGCAACCCCAAAAAGAACTCGCTTACGTTGCAAAAGAATTACCATTAATAAACAAATTACCTCAAGCGGGGCTTCCCTTAGAATTGGTACGAAGAAGACCTGATATTCAGCAATCTTATGCCCTTTTATTAGCTGCTGACCGTGATATGGCCTCTGCTGTACGCAATAAATACCCACGTATTTCATTAGGGGCAAGAGGTCAATTACGTTCGAATAATTTTGAGAACCTATTTGACAATTGGGCCTATTCCCTAGCCGGAAATATATTAGCTCCTCTTTTTTATGGCGGGCAATTTAAGGCCGAGGCCAACCGAACCGAAGCCATAAAGCAACAACGACTTTTAGAATACGGACAAGCAACTTTGACCGCTTTTCAAGAGGTCGAGAATAGCATGGTTCAAGATGAAATGCAGAAAAAACGAATCGAAAACATAGCCCGTCAATTAGAACTTGCCGAAAAAAGCAATAAGCAACTGAGGGTTGAATTTCTTAACGGCTTTAGTCCGTATCTAGATGTTTTGTTAGGCCTAGACCAAGAACAACAACTGAGAAGAGATTATGTAAATGCACAATTGCAACAAGTTCAGATTAGAATAGGATTATACAGGGCTTTGGCCGGCGGATTCGAGACCGAAAGAGCTTTAGATAACTGA
- a CDS encoding SusD-like starch-binding protein associating with outer membrane, translating into MGKMKNIYYLFTVLICAYVVGCTDDFETINENPNAPQSVSPEFLLTNVIVSEINENTYNQGLRLNNYMTQFVASVEFERIDRYELGGNSGYWNLIYGLLADLESMKELDGYNEAYDGVATIMRSYLFSQLTDLWGDVPYTEAVAFGELNFTPAYDSQEFIYSDPENGILAQLANAVSQLQNTTESVQGDVLFGNDLNKWVRFANTLQVRYLLRTSKKSTDFSKLQELADSAMLMRSNEDNAVLPYLSAAPNQFPLFNAALGIYQELRMTETVDSVLKLWDDPRIAVFYKPSNASVNAGNPEFKGLLNGQSRETISAAGTDLNDISLMADTFRVVPDGVDAQLMLYSELQFALAEAVERGYITGDAEQYYQNGIQAHFDYYNAELPADYFTREAIALNENQEDNLQKILTQKWLSLFMVGHEAWFNIRRTGIPALEPGPDNLNNGQYPSRYLYPESEQAANKANYDAAVARMGADNINTKVWWEKE; encoded by the coding sequence ATGGGAAAAATGAAAAATATATACTATTTATTTACAGTGTTAATCTGCGCTTATGTCGTCGGTTGTACCGATGATTTTGAAACGATAAATGAGAACCCGAACGCGCCGCAATCGGTTAGTCCAGAGTTTCTATTGACCAACGTTATCGTTTCAGAAATTAATGAGAACACCTATAATCAAGGGCTTCGACTGAACAACTACATGACCCAATTTGTGGCCAGTGTTGAATTTGAACGTATCGACCGATATGAACTTGGGGGCAATAGTGGTTATTGGAATTTGATTTACGGTCTACTTGCCGATTTAGAATCGATGAAAGAACTAGACGGCTACAACGAAGCTTATGATGGGGTCGCTACAATAATGAGAAGCTATCTTTTCTCACAATTGACCGACCTTTGGGGCGATGTACCCTACACGGAAGCCGTGGCCTTTGGCGAACTGAATTTCACTCCGGCCTACGACAGTCAAGAATTCATCTATTCAGATCCTGAAAACGGTATTCTGGCCCAGCTAGCAAATGCAGTATCACAACTACAAAATACAACCGAAAGTGTTCAAGGCGATGTTTTGTTCGGTAATGACCTCAACAAATGGGTGCGATTTGCGAATACGTTGCAGGTGAGATATTTGCTTCGAACCAGTAAAAAAAGCACCGATTTTAGCAAACTCCAAGAATTGGCAGATTCTGCAATGTTGATGCGTTCCAATGAAGACAATGCAGTGCTTCCCTACCTAAGTGCAGCGCCCAACCAATTTCCGTTGTTCAATGCCGCCTTGGGTATTTATCAAGAACTGCGTATGACCGAAACCGTCGATTCCGTTCTCAAACTGTGGGACGATCCCAGAATCGCTGTCTTCTACAAACCTTCAAATGCAAGCGTGAATGCCGGAAACCCCGAATTCAAAGGACTCCTCAACGGTCAAAGCCGAGAAACCATTAGTGCCGCAGGTACAGACCTGAACGATATTTCATTAATGGCAGATACGTTTCGTGTCGTACCTGATGGTGTAGATGCTCAACTTATGCTGTATTCAGAACTTCAATTCGCCCTAGCCGAAGCCGTAGAACGGGGTTACATTACCGGTGATGCAGAACAGTATTATCAAAACGGTATTCAGGCCCATTTTGATTATTACAACGCCGAACTTCCAGCCGATTATTTTACTAGAGAAGCCATTGCTCTAAATGAAAATCAAGAAGATAACTTACAGAAAATTTTGACCCAAAAATGGCTCAGCCTTTTTATGGTCGGCCACGAAGCCTGGTTCAACATTAGGCGTACAGGCATACCTGCATTAGAACCTGGCCCAGATAACCTTAACAATGGCCAATATCCCTCGCGATACCTCTATCCTGAATCAGAACAGGCCGCCAACAAAGCCAATTACGATGCAGCGGTAGCACGAATGGGTGCCGATAATATCAACACCAAGGTTTGGTGGGAAAAGGAATAA
- a CDS encoding TonB-linked SusC/RagA family outer membrane protein, with protein MKITLVAVLQLCVVTLFAQSNTYTSTLVDESGQTIPYAAISEVDTQNYTTSDENGRFNLETDATDFIIEISSIGYMTLTFEVVDGQLPQKLVLSTSQEVLDEVVVTALGIEREKQSLVSAVTTVSSEQLTTVAQTNLVNTLAGQVAGVQVTNGSSGPGSSSRIIIRGENSLSGSNQPLFVVDGVPISNDQITSDLVNNGALQEVDFGNGSSEFSADDIASISILKGAGSAALYGARAANGVVVITTKRGNRAKGLGVSINSSLTIETPLTLPDYQNEYGGGSNGQYAFQNGIGAGTNDGGISSYGPRLDEGLLIPQFDSPSTDINGNPVRAGDVIARTFPDGSFTDITPTPWVARPNNVRDFFETGVTYQNNIAISTTGENGSTRLSYSNLRNEGIVPNTDLKRDGIALSLDQNLTDNFRVNSFVNYINSRSSNRPNLGYGYENVLYGFNWTGRQTNLNSLKNYWQAGQEGRQHYDFNYLWLTNPYLTLNENTNSFNKNRVLGNVSAMYDISKKFSLKVRTGLDTYNENREFRRAVSTNQNPFGTYREDNIRFTELNTDVLLSFTDELNDDWGYSLSAGANRFNQKIHYAYSEASQLALPEIYTLANSRAPLKGNSENFDKRINSVYGTANFNFKDELYVDLTYRNDWSSTLPADNNSFGYYSAGLSYVASNMFELPEAISFLKFRLSAASVGNDTNPFQNTQTFDFNGNYGPNFMVTNAAVLKNTNLKPERLDAYESGMAAWFLNGRIQLDGSVYQNVSKDQIISRPISNSSGFSSFNENGGKIRTRGLELLLSASPVKTEDFVWNTSINFSTFRSIVTELPDGVDQFVTATASVFSGGGGSNTVFYIAREDGRVGDMYGTGFVQIDGQDLYGANGLPVQDGNLRLLGNYNPDFSMGFSNSFSYKNLALTMLWDWRQGGTIVSRIKALGSTSGVLKETLVGRENGVVGEGVVNVGTTENPQYTPNTTSVPAGQFYNNFFDRGNEASALYDASYVKLRQLSLYYTFPELIAKKLRVQNLKVGIVGNNLLLFTENPHFDPELNALQERNIVYGVEDFSYPSTRSFGMSLKTNF; from the coding sequence ATGAAAATTACACTTGTAGCTGTCTTACAGCTATGTGTGGTAACGCTGTTTGCTCAAAGCAATACGTATACCTCAACTTTGGTCGATGAAAGTGGCCAAACGATTCCCTATGCCGCTATTAGCGAAGTAGACACTCAAAACTATACCACATCCGATGAAAATGGGCGTTTCAATTTAGAAACCGATGCCACTGACTTCATTATTGAAATCAGCTCCATTGGATACATGACCCTAACATTTGAAGTAGTCGACGGGCAATTGCCCCAAAAACTTGTGCTATCCACTTCTCAAGAGGTTTTAGATGAAGTTGTCGTTACCGCTCTGGGTATCGAAAGAGAAAAACAATCTCTGGTTTCGGCCGTGACCACTGTTTCATCGGAGCAATTGACCACCGTAGCCCAAACGAACCTAGTCAACACCTTGGCGGGCCAAGTTGCCGGGGTACAGGTCACCAACGGTTCAAGTGGCCCGGGTTCGTCTTCGAGAATTATCATTAGGGGCGAAAATTCGTTGAGCGGCAGCAATCAACCTTTATTCGTGGTCGATGGTGTACCTATCAGCAATGACCAGATAACTAGTGACCTGGTCAATAACGGAGCTTTACAAGAGGTCGATTTCGGCAACGGAAGTTCTGAATTTAGCGCTGATGATATTGCTTCGATATCGATTTTAAAGGGAGCGGGTTCCGCAGCTCTCTATGGGGCCCGTGCCGCAAACGGCGTGGTGGTTATTACTACAAAAAGGGGCAACAGGGCAAAAGGGCTCGGTGTAAGCATCAATAGTTCGCTGACCATTGAAACACCTTTGACCCTACCCGATTACCAAAATGAATATGGTGGCGGCTCTAACGGTCAGTATGCCTTTCAAAACGGAATCGGTGCAGGAACCAATGATGGTGGCATCAGCAGTTATGGGCCTCGGCTCGATGAGGGTCTCCTTATTCCTCAATTCGATAGTCCATCTACCGACATCAACGGAAACCCTGTGCGCGCTGGTGATGTTATCGCACGTACTTTTCCTGATGGTTCTTTTACCGATATTACCCCCACCCCATGGGTCGCACGACCGAACAATGTGCGCGATTTTTTTGAAACAGGGGTTACCTATCAGAATAACATTGCCATTAGCACAACCGGCGAAAATGGCAGTACTCGATTGTCATATAGTAATTTACGCAACGAAGGCATTGTACCGAACACCGATTTGAAAAGAGATGGTATAGCCCTAAGTTTAGACCAGAATTTGACCGACAATTTTCGGGTCAATTCATTTGTAAATTACATCAATTCAAGAAGTAGTAACCGACCGAACTTAGGTTATGGCTATGAAAACGTACTTTACGGATTTAACTGGACGGGACGTCAAACCAATCTCAATTCACTGAAAAACTATTGGCAGGCCGGTCAAGAAGGTAGGCAGCATTACGATTTCAACTACCTCTGGTTGACCAACCCGTATTTAACATTGAACGAAAACACCAACAGCTTCAATAAAAACCGTGTATTGGGTAATGTGTCGGCTATGTACGATATTTCAAAAAAATTCAGCTTGAAAGTGCGTACCGGTTTAGATACGTATAACGAAAATCGAGAATTTAGACGCGCCGTTAGTACGAACCAAAACCCTTTCGGCACCTATAGGGAAGATAACATCCGTTTTACGGAATTGAATACGGATGTACTACTTTCGTTCACCGACGAACTCAATGACGATTGGGGCTACTCACTTTCCGCTGGGGCGAACAGGTTCAACCAAAAGATTCATTATGCCTATTCGGAAGCATCTCAGTTGGCACTACCCGAAATATACACGTTGGCCAACTCTCGAGCACCCTTAAAAGGAAATAGTGAAAATTTCGACAAACGGATCAACAGCGTATACGGCACTGCCAACTTCAACTTTAAAGATGAGCTTTACGTTGACCTGACCTACCGTAACGACTGGAGCAGCACCTTACCAGCAGACAATAATTCTTTTGGTTATTATTCGGCCGGTTTGAGTTACGTGGCTTCTAACATGTTCGAATTGCCCGAAGCTATCTCCTTCTTAAAATTTCGATTGAGTGCGGCTTCCGTAGGTAACGATACCAATCCCTTTCAAAATACACAAACCTTTGACTTCAATGGCAACTACGGACCCAATTTTATGGTGACCAATGCAGCGGTTCTCAAAAACACCAATCTAAAACCCGAACGACTAGACGCTTATGAGTCCGGTATGGCCGCTTGGTTTCTCAACGGTCGCATACAGCTTGACGGTTCTGTATATCAGAATGTGAGTAAAGACCAAATTATTTCGCGGCCTATTTCAAATTCGAGCGGTTTTTCAAGTTTTAACGAAAATGGTGGAAAAATCAGAACCCGTGGCCTTGAGTTATTATTGAGTGCGTCACCGGTAAAAACAGAAGATTTTGTGTGGAATACCTCTATCAACTTCAGCACGTTCCGAAGTATCGTAACCGAACTGCCTGATGGGGTCGACCAATTTGTAACAGCTACCGCTAGTGTTTTTAGTGGCGGTGGTGGTTCGAACACGGTATTTTACATCGCCCGAGAAGATGGTCGGGTCGGCGATATGTACGGCACGGGCTTCGTTCAAATTGATGGTCAAGACCTTTATGGTGCCAACGGGCTTCCGGTACAAGATGGCAACCTACGCCTATTGGGCAACTACAATCCTGATTTTTCGATGGGCTTCAGCAATAGTTTCTCTTATAAGAACTTGGCATTGACCATGCTTTGGGATTGGAGACAGGGCGGCACTATCGTCTCACGTATCAAAGCCTTGGGCAGCACCTCCGGTGTTCTTAAAGAAACATTGGTCGGGCGAGAAAATGGAGTTGTCGGTGAGGGTGTAGTGAACGTGGGCACAACCGAAAATCCGCAATACACACCGAACACAACCTCGGTACCAGCAGGCCAGTTCTATAATAATTTTTTCGACCGAGGCAATGAAGCCAGTGCGTTGTACGATGCATCCTATGTCAAACTACGACAATTAAGCCTTTACTATACTTTCCCCGAACTTATCGCTAAAAAGCTCAGGGTTCAGAACCTAAAAGTGGGTATCGTGGGTAACAACCTTTTGCTATTTACTGAAAATCCGCATTTCGACCCTGAACTGAATGCTTTACAGGAGCGTAATATTGTCTACGGAGTAGAAGATTTCTCATACCCTTCAACTCGAAGTTTCGGTATGAGTTTAAAAACCAATTTCTAA